The following coding sequences are from one Devosia yakushimensis window:
- a CDS encoding class 1 fructose-bisphosphatase, translated as MTTDLAQWLAAQQVAPELASVVASMAAASAEIGAVLRLAPIAGQTGLAGHTNVQGEAQKELDVVSNDIVLRHLQANANVSILVSEELDEAVHMENQGRYMVATDPLDGSSNLDVNVTVGTIFSVLGVDPAKPDLLQKGSAQLAAGYAAYGPATSLVLTFGTGTSVFTLDGSGQFVLTLESVKVPVASGEYAINTARERFWDKATLAYVTENVAGETGAAGKRYNMRWVGSMVADIHRILMRGGIFLYPLDSETTSKGGRLRLLYEANPMALLVEAAGGKSTTGRERILDVQPTGIHQRVPVILGSAEEVSRVEGHYAAN; from the coding sequence ATGACCACTGATCTTGCCCAATGGCTTGCTGCGCAGCAGGTGGCGCCGGAACTGGCCAGCGTTGTCGCGTCGATGGCGGCGGCGAGCGCGGAGATTGGGGCGGTGCTGCGGCTGGCGCCGATTGCCGGGCAGACGGGGCTGGCGGGGCATACCAATGTGCAGGGAGAGGCGCAGAAAGAACTCGATGTCGTCAGCAATGACATTGTTCTCAGGCACTTGCAGGCCAATGCCAATGTTTCGATTCTGGTATCGGAAGAGCTGGACGAAGCCGTTCACATGGAGAATCAGGGTCGTTACATGGTGGCGACCGATCCACTGGATGGGTCTTCGAACCTGGATGTAAACGTCACCGTGGGCACGATATTTTCGGTGCTGGGCGTTGATCCGGCCAAGCCCGATCTGTTGCAGAAGGGCTCGGCGCAGCTGGCGGCGGGCTATGCGGCCTATGGGCCGGCGACGAGCCTGGTGCTGACCTTCGGGACGGGAACGAGCGTGTTTACGCTGGATGGCAGCGGGCAGTTCGTGCTGACGCTGGAGAGTGTCAAAGTGCCGGTGGCGTCGGGGGAATATGCGATCAATACGGCGCGGGAGCGGTTCTGGGACAAGGCGACGCTGGCCTATGTCACCGAGAACGTGGCCGGGGAAACCGGGGCCGCCGGCAAGCGCTACAATATGCGCTGGGTGGGGTCGATGGTGGCAGATATCCATCGCATTCTGATGCGGGGCGGGATTTTCCTTTATCCGCTCGATAGCGAGACCACGAGCAAGGGCGGGCGGCTGCGGCTGTTGTATGAAGCCAATCCGATGGCGTTGTTGGTGGAAGCCGCGGGCGGCAAATCGACGACCGGGCGGGAACGAATTTTGGATGTGCAGCCGACCGGTATTCATCAGCGGGTGCCGGTGATTTTGGGCTCGGCGGAGGAAGTGAGCCGGGTCGAGGGGCATTACGCGGCGAACTGA
- a CDS encoding AGE family epimerase/isomerase → MSDAQYTLPKSNSGPWSTRPFHRQWLMRQANNLFDFFEAASLNPKGGFFELDDTGKPLDAANSTRQIHSTTRMVHCAAIGSLIGRPGSGEILDHGMQYIWNQHRDSRRGGYVWSLDNDGVKDGSKQAYGHAFVLLAASSAKLVGHPLADQMLADVTEVINTRFWDASRGAVKDEYISDWSKLLPYRGQNANMHMTEALMAAFEATGNKDYLAKAEAIAKLIIAEHAASLGYRVAEHFDENWVLDKNYLGNEMFRPAGTTPGHWLEWARLLIQLWVLGEKRLHWLTDAARHLFRSAIDLGWDKVHGGFFYTLDWDNKPVMREKLWWPLAEGIGAASFLTSYDRDDYFQIWYRKLWDFADNHMIDHARGGWLSELKEDLTPTSRLFVGKPDIYHALQACLIPLYPPNGSLTKGIIEADHTAKVFH, encoded by the coding sequence ATGAGCGACGCGCAATATACCCTTCCCAAGAGCAATTCGGGCCCGTGGAGCACGCGTCCGTTTCATCGGCAATGGCTGATGCGGCAGGCCAATAATCTGTTCGATTTTTTTGAAGCCGCGTCGCTCAATCCCAAGGGTGGGTTTTTCGAGCTGGATGATACGGGCAAGCCGCTGGATGCTGCCAATTCGACGCGCCAGATTCACAGCACGACGCGCATGGTGCATTGCGCGGCGATTGGCAGCCTGATCGGGCGGCCGGGCTCGGGGGAAATCCTGGACCATGGCATGCAGTACATCTGGAACCAGCATCGTGACTCCCGGCGCGGGGGCTATGTGTGGTCGCTGGATAATGACGGGGTTAAGGACGGGTCCAAGCAAGCTTATGGGCATGCTTTCGTGCTGCTGGCGGCCTCAAGCGCAAAGCTCGTGGGGCATCCGCTGGCCGACCAGATGCTGGCTGACGTGACCGAAGTGATCAATACGCGCTTTTGGGATGCGAGCCGGGGCGCGGTGAAGGACGAATATATTTCGGATTGGTCCAAGCTGCTGCCCTATCGCGGGCAGAACGCCAATATGCATATGACCGAGGCGCTGATGGCGGCGTTCGAGGCGACGGGCAATAAGGATTATCTGGCCAAGGCCGAGGCGATTGCCAAGCTGATCATTGCCGAGCATGCCGCTTCCCTGGGCTATCGGGTGGCCGAGCATTTCGACGAGAATTGGGTGCTCGACAAGAATTATCTGGGCAATGAGATGTTCCGCCCGGCCGGCACGACGCCGGGCCATTGGCTGGAATGGGCACGGCTATTGATCCAGCTCTGGGTGCTGGGCGAAAAGCGGCTGCATTGGCTGACCGATGCGGCGCGGCATCTGTTCCGTTCGGCGATCGATCTGGGCTGGGACAAGGTCCATGGCGGGTTCTTCTACACGCTGGACTGGGACAATAAGCCAGTGATGCGCGAGAAGCTGTGGTGGCCCCTGGCCGAGGGGATCGGGGCGGCGTCGTTCCTCACCTCCTACGACCGGGATGATTATTTCCAGATCTGGTATCGCAAGCTCTGGGACTTTGCCGACAATCACATGATCGACCATGCGCGCGGCGGGTGGCTGAGCGAGCTCAAGGAAGATTTGACGCCGACCTCGCGGCTGTTTGTGGGCAAGCCGGATATTTATCATGCGCTACAGGCGTGTTTGATCCCGCTTTATCCGCCCAATGGGAGCCTGACCAAGGGGATTATCGAGGCTGATCATACGGCTAAGGTTTTCCACTGA
- the nadC gene encoding carboxylating nicotinate-nucleotide diphosphorylase: MSLTSRLPAHLPRLLVERAVAAALEEDLGLAGDLTSQATLAPDAVATASLSAREAGVIAGLDLAAAAFRLVGDGVTFTPALSDGDRVTAGGLVASVTGPARLVMSAERVALNFLNHLSGVASLTRIYADAVAGTDAQICDTRKTTPGLRAFEKYAVRCGGGANHRYSLDDAILIKDNHIAVAGSVTAAYKAAEAFAGHLVAIEIEVQTLAELEEALAAGARIVLLDNMDNDLLRQAVALNKGRAKLEASGGVKLDRVRSIAETGVDFISTSQITMAAVPLDLGLDVEIGR; this comes from the coding sequence ATGTCCCTGACCTCTCGACTGCCTGCCCATTTGCCGCGTCTGTTGGTGGAGCGCGCTGTTGCCGCTGCGCTGGAAGAGGATTTGGGGCTGGCGGGGGATTTGACCAGCCAGGCGACGCTGGCGCCCGATGCGGTGGCGACTGCGAGCCTGTCGGCGCGTGAGGCGGGGGTGATTGCCGGGCTCGATCTGGCGGCGGCGGCGTTTCGGCTGGTGGGGGATGGGGTGACATTTACCCCTGCCCTCTCCGATGGCGATCGGGTAACTGCTGGCGGGCTGGTGGCAAGTGTCACAGGGCCGGCGCGGCTGGTGATGTCAGCGGAGCGCGTGGCGCTCAATTTCCTCAATCATCTGAGTGGGGTGGCGAGCCTGACGCGGATTTATGCCGATGCGGTGGCGGGCACGGATGCGCAGATTTGCGATACGCGCAAGACGACGCCGGGGCTGCGGGCCTTCGAGAAATATGCGGTGCGCTGCGGTGGCGGGGCCAATCATCGCTATAGCCTGGATGATGCGATCCTGATCAAGGACAACCATATCGCAGTCGCGGGCAGTGTGACGGCGGCCTATAAGGCGGCCGAGGCGTTTGCCGGGCATCTGGTGGCGATCGAAATCGAAGTGCAGACGCTGGCTGAGCTTGAAGAGGCGCTAGCGGCGGGGGCGCGGATCGTGTTGCTCGACAATATGGACAATGACCTGCTGCGGCAGGCGGTGGCGCTGAACAAAGGCCGGGCGAAGCTGGAAGCTTCGGGCGGGGTGAAGCTGGATCGGGTGCGCTCGATTGCCGAGACGGGTGTCGATTTCATTTCGACCAGCCAGATCACCATGGCGGCGGTGCCGCTTGATCTGGGGCTTGATGTCGAGATTGGCCGATGA
- the cysQ gene encoding 3'(2'),5'-bisphosphate nucleotidase CysQ: MSMAAVVDQSLTELSLNAAIAAARVILDVYSRPIAAVTKSDGSPVTEADAAAEAVILDYLRPTGIPVLGEESVAAGIIPVLGERYFVVDPLDGTKEFIKRNGEFTVNIALVEHGVPTMGVVLAPVTGETFVGDASGAFACDTSSGVATGKRVISVATAAPMRVVASRSHGHAALASLCETFAVESDVSVGSSLKFCLLARGDAQLYPRFTPTCEWDTAAGQAVLEAAGGAVVTLDGERMRYGKHDIGFLNPYFVAASSLELARRAAAEMSEILG, encoded by the coding sequence ATGAGCATGGCGGCTGTGGTGGACCAATCGCTGACGGAATTGTCGCTGAATGCAGCCATTGCGGCGGCGCGGGTGATTTTGGACGTCTATAGCCGGCCGATTGCGGCAGTGACCAAATCAGATGGCTCGCCGGTGACCGAGGCGGATGCGGCGGCGGAAGCCGTGATTTTGGACTATCTGCGGCCGACCGGCATTCCTGTGCTGGGCGAGGAAAGCGTGGCGGCGGGGATTATCCCCGTGCTGGGCGAGCGCTATTTCGTGGTCGATCCGCTGGACGGGACCAAGGAATTCATCAAGCGCAATGGCGAGTTCACGGTCAATATCGCGCTGGTGGAGCATGGCGTGCCGACCATGGGCGTGGTGCTGGCGCCGGTGACTGGGGAGACTTTTGTCGGCGACGCGAGCGGGGCCTTTGCCTGTGATACGTCGAGCGGGGTTGCCACGGGCAAGCGGGTGATTTCGGTGGCGACGGCAGCGCCGATGCGGGTGGTGGCAAGCCGCTCGCATGGGCATGCGGCGCTGGCGAGCCTGTGCGAGACCTTTGCGGTGGAGAGCGATGTGTCGGTTGGCTCGTCGCTGAAATTTTGCCTGCTGGCGCGGGGCGATGCGCAGCTTTATCCGCGGTTTACGCCGACTTGCGAGTGGGACACGGCGGCTGGGCAGGCTGTGCTTGAGGCGGCGGGCGGCGCAGTGGTGACGCTGGATGGCGAGCGCATGCGCTATGGCAAGCACGATATCGGGTTTCTCAATCCGTATTTCGTGGCGGCGTCGAGCCTGGAACTGGCGCGGCGGGCAGCGGCGGAGATGAGTGAGATTTTGGGGTAG
- a CDS encoding PadR family transcriptional regulator: MNVRTLCLSILYREDATGYEIRRQCTEGECAYFVEASFGSIYPALARLENDGLVTSRTETQDGKPAKKIYSITEAGRAAFVHQLSEPLGPSMFRSPFLLFACYAHLLPKELVEERVTGFLKEFTTKRETLEGFLGEHGNNAADTWVINYGRAMMEVAENHLRSHMHELITMARAEPKKEAAE, translated from the coding sequence ATGAACGTCAGAACCCTATGCCTTTCCATCCTCTACCGAGAGGACGCGACCGGTTACGAGATTCGACGGCAATGCACGGAAGGCGAATGCGCCTATTTCGTGGAAGCCAGCTTCGGCTCGATCTATCCGGCACTCGCCCGGCTCGAAAATGACGGGCTGGTGACCAGCCGTACTGAGACTCAGGACGGCAAACCAGCGAAAAAAATATACTCTATTACCGAAGCGGGACGGGCCGCTTTTGTGCATCAATTGTCCGAACCACTCGGGCCAAGCATGTTCCGCAGCCCGTTTCTGCTGTTCGCGTGTTACGCGCATCTTCTGCCGAAAGAATTGGTGGAAGAACGAGTTACCGGTTTTCTCAAAGAATTCACCACCAAGCGCGAGACGCTGGAAGGGTTTCTTGGAGAACATGGCAACAATGCCGCGGACACATGGGTAATCAATTATGGACGTGCAATGATGGAGGTTGCAGAGAACCACCTGCGCTCCCATATGCACGAACTGATCACAATGGCGCGAGCCGAGCCGAAAAAAGAAGCGGCTGAGTAG
- a CDS encoding efflux RND transporter periplasmic adaptor subunit: MRALMSYGLAALILVGVGLWLATGTLVMGGNGPGKGERSIVSVVEGQEHGPIGTTLADAGVLAHHEPSTTVDPELTIAQRNEAEMGAATQLQSVRTTTYVAKPMSIEVPLRGRTAAKASVSAVAETAGIVDEVNVVKGQTVKVGDLLCTLDRGTRAAAVAQAEAGLAQANAGLNQAQLDYDTNESLRNRGLAAANTARTVEVALSSAKANVSSAQAALDNANAELDRTRIVAKVNGVVQDPIVSEGAMLATGAACATIVQLDPMRFLGQVPEARIALAKTDLTASINTVTGQTADGKVTYIASTADSATRSFPVEIEFPNPEGAIRDGITAQATINMGSAPAQLLPQSVLTLNDDGVLGVRTVENEKVKFYPVQIVSDTRDGIWVMGLPASVDVITVGQEYVTEGQTVAATNVAAGGAAS; this comes from the coding sequence ATGCGTGCATTGATGTCCTACGGTCTTGCCGCGCTGATCCTGGTTGGGGTCGGGCTGTGGCTGGCAACCGGTACACTGGTTATGGGCGGGAACGGCCCAGGCAAGGGCGAACGGTCCATCGTTTCGGTCGTCGAGGGTCAGGAACACGGCCCGATTGGGACGACATTGGCCGATGCCGGAGTACTGGCGCACCATGAGCCGTCCACTACAGTTGATCCGGAACTGACCATTGCCCAGCGCAATGAAGCCGAAATGGGCGCGGCAACGCAGCTGCAGTCGGTTCGCACGACCACTTATGTGGCCAAGCCAATGTCGATCGAAGTGCCGCTGCGCGGTCGCACGGCCGCCAAGGCAAGTGTTTCGGCCGTTGCCGAGACGGCTGGCATCGTCGACGAGGTCAATGTCGTCAAGGGCCAGACCGTCAAGGTCGGCGACCTGCTCTGCACGCTTGACCGGGGCACCCGCGCCGCCGCCGTCGCACAGGCCGAAGCCGGGCTGGCACAGGCCAATGCCGGGCTGAACCAGGCCCAGCTCGACTATGACACCAATGAAAGCCTGCGCAATCGCGGCCTTGCGGCCGCCAATACGGCGCGGACAGTGGAAGTGGCGCTCTCTTCGGCCAAGGCCAATGTCAGCTCGGCCCAGGCGGCACTCGATAACGCCAATGCCGAACTCGACCGCACGCGGATCGTCGCCAAGGTGAATGGCGTGGTGCAGGACCCGATCGTGTCGGAAGGCGCGATGCTGGCCACCGGCGCGGCATGCGCCACTATTGTCCAGCTCGACCCGATGCGGTTCCTGGGCCAGGTTCCCGAAGCCCGCATCGCGCTGGCCAAGACGGATCTTACCGCCTCGATCAACACGGTGACCGGCCAGACGGCCGACGGCAAGGTGACCTATATCGCCTCGACCGCCGATAGCGCGACCCGTTCGTTCCCGGTGGAAATCGAATTCCCCAATCCCGAAGGCGCCATCCGCGACGGCATCACTGCCCAGGCCACCATCAACATGGGCTCGGCTCCGGCGCAGCTGCTGCCACAATCTGTCCTGACGCTCAACGATGATGGCGTTCTGGGCGTGCGGACGGTGGAGAACGAGAAGGTCAAGTTCTATCCCGTGCAGATCGTCAGCGACACGCGCGACGGTATCTGGGTGATGGGACTGCCCGCGTCGGTCGACGTGATCACCGTCGGCCAGGAATATGTGACTGAGGGCCAGACCGTGGCCGCTACCAACGTTGCTGCCGGAGGGGCCGCTTCATGA
- a CDS encoding efflux RND transporter permease subunit — MINFLERILRMPRVVLTVMVLLLGAGLSAYLTLPKESFPAIDIPYFYVSVTQTGVSPRDAEQLLVKPIEDRIKDIDDLENYTSTATTGHASVFLEFNVNADKDTALNDIRAALEGVSADLPTEAKEPVVTEISFTDTPVIYVAVYGNVPERELVQRAKDLQDELEGIADAQTVTISGQRDEMMEVTIDQNRLEAYDLTASQLLDALAKNNMVVPGGTLDTGRGSFNVEVPGLIKNVEDVYTLPLKASGDTVVTFGDVATITRTFEDATQYAHVNGQTAITLGVSKKLGTNVISVSDEVRRVTAEFTSNWPQGVQTSFLIDQADSTKNLFRSLEAAVLTAVALVLITCVATLGWRAAIMIGMSIPISFMMAFLVVQMLGMTINMMIMFGLVLAVGVLVDDPIVVVEYAERKLQEGVSKREAFILAAKKMFVPVVSATFTTLGAFVPLLFWPGIIGKFMSYLPIIVIVVMVASLVSALIFMPIIGAFIASSHIDEKHKEAADVVMYADKFDPKKVGGITGYYVRAMEHLLHQPILTLGIGFSLVAAMFVAYMMNPTGTEAFPASEPEFGTVNVITRGNYSPAEIRDLLMEVETEILQVQGIQDVVMRFTNTGGGGDGMSASAPPDTVGAFDLQLINYNERVKAEEIFQNIRDRVADISGLEVQIAAQENGPPAGKAINLRVEGNVYADIAPTVAKLRDYIENDLGGAIDVEDGRPAPGIDWQVTIDRVEAAKYGIGVRELSPYVQLVTSGVTLGTYRPDDGTTSDELDIKVRLPESERTFDALDSLRIVTTQGLVPVSNFITRTAVPKVANISRRNGLYSMNVAANLEPGLDTAAKVTQVQEWEKTQEFPAGVKIVYGGAAEQVDDTNAFIVTAFGAAMFLIFFILLLEYNSFWQVLVTLTTVIMSLGGVLLGMLVTGMSFSAIMTGLGIVALAGIVVKNGIVLIDTYNHYNRDEHVEPIKAMLLTISQRVRPVLLTATVTALGVIPMALNVEFDFIRREIVVGGLAGSWFIHLSAALVSGLFVSTALTLVMVPVMVVAPHVMKGQIGWVIHQIGRGINALRGGGRQAAVPAGFDGMAVEIPADADGAKRYIVSKEEGLVEKDKNGVTIVSRPEAAE; from the coding sequence ATGATCAACTTCCTCGAACGCATCCTGCGGATGCCGCGCGTGGTGCTCACCGTCATGGTGCTGCTCCTTGGCGCGGGTCTGTCGGCCTATCTCACCCTGCCAAAGGAGAGCTTCCCGGCCATCGACATCCCCTACTTCTACGTTTCGGTAACCCAGACCGGCGTGTCGCCCCGCGACGCCGAGCAATTGCTCGTCAAGCCGATCGAGGACCGGATCAAGGATATCGACGATCTCGAGAACTATACCTCGACCGCGACCACCGGGCATGCCTCGGTGTTCCTGGAATTCAACGTCAATGCCGACAAGGACACCGCGCTGAACGATATCCGCGCGGCGCTTGAGGGTGTGTCCGCCGATCTGCCGACCGAGGCCAAGGAACCTGTCGTTACCGAAATCTCGTTCACCGATACCCCGGTCATCTATGTTGCGGTTTATGGCAATGTGCCCGAACGCGAACTGGTGCAGCGGGCCAAGGACCTGCAGGACGAGCTGGAAGGCATTGCCGACGCCCAGACCGTAACGATCTCGGGCCAGCGCGACGAGATGATGGAAGTCACCATCGACCAGAATCGTCTCGAAGCCTATGACCTGACGGCCAGCCAATTGCTGGACGCCCTGGCCAAGAACAACATGGTGGTTCCCGGCGGCACGCTCGACACCGGGCGCGGCTCGTTCAACGTGGAAGTGCCGGGCCTGATCAAGAATGTCGAAGACGTCTATACCCTGCCGCTCAAGGCGTCGGGCGATACCGTCGTGACCTTCGGCGACGTGGCGACCATTACCCGCACCTTCGAGGACGCGACCCAATATGCCCATGTGAACGGGCAGACGGCCATTACCCTGGGCGTCTCCAAGAAGCTGGGCACCAACGTCATCAGCGTTTCCGATGAAGTGCGCCGAGTGACCGCCGAGTTCACCAGCAACTGGCCGCAGGGCGTGCAGACCTCGTTCCTGATCGACCAGGCAGACTCCACCAAGAATCTGTTCCGCTCACTTGAGGCCGCCGTGCTAACCGCCGTGGCGCTGGTGCTGATCACCTGCGTGGCGACCCTGGGCTGGCGCGCAGCCATCATGATCGGCATGTCGATCCCGATCTCGTTCATGATGGCGTTCCTGGTGGTGCAAATGCTGGGCATGACCATCAACATGATGATCATGTTCGGGCTGGTGCTCGCGGTGGGCGTGCTGGTGGACGACCCCATCGTGGTGGTGGAATATGCCGAGCGAAAGCTGCAGGAAGGTGTTTCCAAGCGGGAAGCCTTCATCCTGGCGGCCAAGAAGATGTTCGTGCCTGTGGTTTCGGCCACTTTCACCACGCTGGGCGCCTTCGTGCCCCTGCTGTTCTGGCCGGGCATTATCGGCAAGTTCATGAGCTACCTGCCGATCATCGTGATCGTGGTGATGGTGGCTTCGCTCGTGTCCGCGCTGATCTTCATGCCGATCATCGGCGCCTTCATCGCTTCGAGCCATATCGACGAGAAGCACAAGGAAGCCGCCGACGTCGTCATGTATGCCGACAAGTTCGACCCCAAGAAGGTGGGCGGCATTACCGGCTATTATGTGCGGGCGATGGAGCATCTGCTGCATCAACCGATCCTGACGCTGGGCATCGGCTTCTCGCTGGTGGCGGCGATGTTCGTCGCCTACATGATGAACCCGACCGGCACCGAGGCCTTCCCGGCTTCCGAGCCCGAATTCGGCACGGTCAACGTGATCACCCGCGGCAATTACTCGCCGGCCGAAATCCGCGACCTGCTGATGGAGGTGGAGACCGAAATCCTGCAGGTGCAAGGCATCCAGGACGTGGTGATGCGCTTCACCAATACTGGCGGTGGCGGCGATGGCATGAGTGCGTCGGCACCGCCCGACACGGTTGGTGCGTTCGACCTGCAGCTGATCAACTACAATGAGCGCGTCAAGGCGGAAGAAATCTTCCAGAATATCCGCGACCGCGTGGCCGATATTTCCGGTCTTGAAGTGCAGATCGCCGCACAGGAAAACGGCCCTCCGGCCGGCAAGGCGATCAATCTGCGTGTCGAAGGCAATGTCTATGCCGACATCGCCCCGACCGTGGCCAAGCTGCGCGACTATATCGAGAACGACCTGGGCGGCGCCATTGACGTGGAAGACGGCCGCCCTGCCCCCGGTATCGACTGGCAGGTGACCATCGACCGCGTCGAAGCGGCCAAATATGGCATCGGCGTGCGCGAGCTCAGCCCCTATGTGCAGCTCGTGACCTCCGGCGTGACGCTGGGCACCTATCGCCCGGACGATGGCACGACCAGCGACGAACTCGACATCAAGGTCCGGTTGCCGGAAAGCGAACGCACCTTCGATGCCCTGGATTCGTTGCGCATCGTGACGACGCAGGGCCTGGTTCCGGTCTCCAATTTCATCACCCGCACGGCGGTGCCGAAAGTGGCGAATATTTCGCGCCGCAATGGCCTTTATTCGATGAATGTGGCGGCCAATCTGGAACCGGGGCTGGATACCGCGGCCAAGGTTACGCAGGTGCAGGAATGGGAAAAGACCCAGGAGTTCCCGGCTGGCGTCAAGATCGTCTATGGCGGTGCGGCAGAGCAGGTTGACGACACCAATGCGTTCATCGTGACCGCGTTCGGCGCCGCCATGTTCCTGATCTTCTTCATCCTGCTGCTGGAATATAACAGCTTCTGGCAGGTGCTGGTGACGCTGACCACGGTGATCATGTCACTGGGCGGGGTGCTGCTCGGCATGCTGGTGACCGGGATGAGCTTCTCGGCCATCATGACGGGCCTGGGCATCGTGGCCCTGGCGGGTATCGTGGTGAAGAACGGCATCGTGCTGATCGACACCTATAACCACTATAACCGCGACGAACATGTGGAGCCGATCAAGGCCATGCTGCTGACCATCAGCCAGCGTGTCCGCCCGGTGTTGCTGACCGCGACCGTGACGGCGCTGGGCGTTATCCCCATGGCGCTCAACGTCGAGTTCGACTTCATCCGCCGCGAAATCGTGGTGGGAGGTCTTGCCGGTTCGTGGTTCATCCACCTGTCGGCGGCCCTGGTGTCGGGCCTCTTCGTCTCGACCGCTCTCACCCTGGTGATGGTGCCAGTGATGGTGGTAGCCCCGCATGTGATGAAAGGCCAGATCGGCTGGGTCATCCACCAGATCGGCCGCGGCATCAATGCACTGCGTGGCGGTGGCAGGCAGGCCGCGGTGCCGGCCGGGTTCGATGGTATGGCCGTCGAAATCCCCGCCGATGCCGATGGCGCCAAGCGCTACATCGTCAGCAAGGAAGAAGGGCTGGTCGAAAAGGACAAGAACGGCGTGACCATTGTCAGCCGGCCCGAGGCGGCGGAGTAA
- a CDS encoding GNAT family N-acetyltransferase — MQDTPPISIVPATPDQKPVVANLIQLYLHDMTEFMPFPVEPDGRFTYDFLDRFWRFPYLIMTGNEIAGFALVIDECPLTGRSPCFFMAEFFVLKAYRGRGTGRAALAAILAHHPGNWHIASPLANTAALAFWQKATAPLNATTSDIQFEGDTWRLNAFTTVATNPT, encoded by the coding sequence ATGCAGGACACGCCCCCAATCTCCATCGTTCCCGCCACACCGGACCAAAAGCCGGTGGTCGCCAACCTGATCCAGCTCTACCTCCACGACATGACCGAGTTCATGCCATTCCCGGTCGAGCCCGATGGCCGCTTCACCTATGATTTTCTCGACCGCTTCTGGCGCTTCCCCTATCTGATCATGACAGGCAACGAGATCGCCGGCTTCGCCCTGGTCATCGACGAATGCCCACTCACCGGCCGCAGCCCCTGCTTCTTCATGGCCGAGTTCTTCGTCCTCAAAGCCTACCGGGGCAGGGGCACCGGCCGCGCCGCGCTCGCCGCGATCCTTGCCCACCACCCCGGCAACTGGCACATCGCCAGCCCCCTCGCCAACACCGCCGCCCTCGCATTCTGGCAAAAAGCCACAGCGCCCCTGAACGCGACCACAAGTGATATCCAGTTCGAAGGCGACACCTGGCGGCTGAATGCATTCACCACGGTAGCCACCAACCCAACCTGA